A single genomic interval of Stieleria maiorica harbors:
- a CDS encoding RNA polymerase sigma factor, protein MSEYGASEHRDGSSGFPAQRSADFAAFQDRLQRGEADAVRKLFDDYSRRLVYLAGKNIHPALLKRFDGEDIVQSVFRTFFRRHEAGGFQIAHSQQLWQLLVTLTLRKTRSHARKHTADQRDAQAERAVRDDMQMLSHQPSAEDALALWEEIDLVIEGLPPKTGEIIAMRLEGRSKSEIAGQLQVSRQTIHRILNLVQERLERRFTLFSDEAATDPEKKSDSM, encoded by the coding sequence ATGTCCGAATATGGAGCATCAGAACATCGGGACGGATCGTCCGGATTTCCGGCGCAGCGGTCGGCTGACTTCGCTGCGTTCCAGGACCGACTGCAGCGCGGCGAAGCCGATGCGGTGCGAAAACTGTTTGATGACTATTCGCGGCGGCTTGTCTATCTGGCGGGCAAGAACATTCACCCCGCGCTGCTGAAACGGTTCGACGGCGAAGACATTGTCCAGTCGGTCTTTCGCACCTTCTTTCGCCGTCACGAAGCGGGCGGTTTTCAAATCGCGCACTCGCAGCAATTGTGGCAGTTGCTGGTCACGCTGACACTTCGCAAGACACGTTCGCACGCCCGTAAACACACCGCCGATCAGCGCGACGCCCAAGCCGAACGTGCCGTTCGCGACGACATGCAAATGCTCTCCCACCAACCGTCGGCCGAAGACGCCCTGGCACTTTGGGAGGAGATCGATCTGGTGATCGAAGGGCTGCCGCCGAAAACAGGCGAAATCATCGCGATGCGTCTGGAGGGACGCAGCAAAAGCGAAATCGCGGGGCAATTGCAGGTCTCACGACAGACGATCCATCGGATCCTCAACCTGGTCCAAGAGCGTCTGGAGCGGCGTTTTACGCTGTTTTCCGACGAAGCCGCAACGGATCCTGAAAAAAAATCGGATTCGATGTGA
- a CDS encoding sulfatase family protein, translated as MMRSILPVRRWLTPCVALLAVVVYAVGIETSCQAAETPPNIVLVFIDDMGWGDFSCFGNDDAATPNIDRLAAEGIRFEQFYVNSPICSPSRVAISTGQYPQRWRITSYLNNRNSNEERGMAQWLDPEAPMLARSLNQAGYATGHFGKWHMGGQRDVNDAPPITDYGFDASLTNFEGMGPKLLPLTLKPGDKEPGRIWDRAESLGEGYQWMLRSEITSGFVEAAVSFIDHATAADKPFYINLWPDDVHSPFWPPVETWGDGSMRRLYLSVLEAMDKQFGALFDRIRNDKELYDNTLILICSDNGPQPGAGEAGPFRGYKTHLYEGGVRSPLVAWGPKILNKQNHVDTDSVFAAIDLVPTLLELTGTPRPAGVTYDGETLVGTLLGDGGSRTAPIFFRRPPDRDTFYGEDDLPDLAVRSGRWKLLCEYDGSDPQLYNLETDRSEKHNIASQHPDTVAELTRALIQWHQSLPADNGATYRTQPKRKKK; from the coding sequence ATGATGCGAAGTATTCTTCCCGTTCGTCGTTGGCTCACGCCGTGTGTCGCGCTGCTGGCGGTTGTTGTGTATGCCGTTGGCATTGAAACGTCATGCCAAGCCGCAGAGACACCGCCGAACATCGTCCTGGTTTTCATCGACGACATGGGCTGGGGGGATTTTTCGTGCTTCGGCAACGATGATGCCGCGACTCCGAACATCGACCGTCTGGCTGCCGAGGGGATTCGATTCGAGCAGTTTTACGTCAACTCGCCGATTTGTTCTCCCTCGCGGGTTGCCATTTCGACCGGGCAATACCCCCAACGTTGGCGGATCACGTCGTACTTGAACAACCGCAACAGCAATGAAGAGCGAGGCATGGCCCAGTGGCTTGATCCCGAAGCTCCGATGTTGGCGCGTTCGTTGAACCAAGCCGGTTATGCGACAGGGCACTTCGGAAAATGGCACATGGGCGGCCAGCGAGACGTGAACGATGCACCGCCGATCACCGACTATGGTTTTGATGCGTCGCTGACCAATTTTGAAGGCATGGGACCGAAGTTGTTGCCGTTGACGCTCAAGCCCGGCGACAAGGAGCCGGGACGGATTTGGGATCGCGCCGAAAGCCTCGGCGAAGGATATCAATGGATGCTTCGCTCGGAGATCACGTCGGGCTTCGTCGAGGCGGCCGTCTCGTTTATCGACCACGCCACCGCTGCCGACAAGCCGTTCTACATCAATCTGTGGCCCGACGACGTGCACTCGCCGTTTTGGCCACCGGTGGAGACCTGGGGTGACGGCTCCATGCGTCGACTTTACCTGTCCGTGCTCGAAGCCATGGACAAGCAATTCGGAGCGTTGTTCGACCGCATTCGAAATGACAAGGAGTTGTATGACAACACGTTGATTCTGATCTGCTCGGACAACGGACCGCAGCCGGGGGCCGGAGAAGCGGGGCCGTTTCGAGGCTACAAGACGCATCTGTATGAAGGCGGAGTGCGATCGCCGTTGGTGGCTTGGGGGCCCAAGATTCTCAATAAGCAAAACCATGTGGACACCGACTCGGTGTTTGCCGCGATCGATCTTGTGCCGACCCTGTTGGAGTTGACGGGGACGCCGCGACCGGCTGGTGTCACGTATGACGGCGAGACACTCGTCGGAACGCTGCTGGGCGACGGCGGCTCGCGGACTGCGCCGATCTTCTTTCGTCGGCCGCCCGATCGTGACACGTTCTATGGCGAAGACGATCTGCCGGATCTGGCCGTCCGGTCGGGCCGATGGAAACTGCTCTGTGAATACGACGGATCGGATCCGCAGCTGTACAACCTTGAAACCGATCGCTCGGAGAAGCACAACATCGCATCCCAGCACCCCGATACTGTGGCCGAGTTAACGCGAGCATTAATCCAGTGGCATCAATCGCTCCCGGCCGACAACGGAGCCACGTACCGGACCCAACCGAAACGCAAGAAAAAGTGA
- a CDS encoding HpcH/HpaI aldolase family protein, with the protein MTMQWIDKQRLRRENLAGTFLNLGSATTVEIAAGVGFDWLLIDLEHGSGSLADLRAMLLACRAGNAAPIVRLRSIDPDAVKFVMDSGAAGVMFPYISSVDQARNAVRCMKYPPQGGRGVAGVIRATDYGRNWKPYFEEANQKSLVIVQIETPEAVAAADEIAAVDGVDVLFVGPLDLSVNLGHPAEFDHPEVEQALKHVVDCCDRQGKSAGILTKDGLVRQHKDQGFRLLAYGSDSGAIISGMQRYLSELRG; encoded by the coding sequence ATGACGATGCAGTGGATCGACAAACAACGATTGCGGCGTGAAAACCTGGCGGGCACCTTTTTGAATTTGGGGTCGGCAACGACGGTCGAGATTGCCGCCGGCGTGGGCTTTGATTGGCTGCTGATCGACCTGGAACACGGTTCGGGATCGTTGGCCGATCTGCGGGCGATGCTTTTGGCCTGTCGCGCCGGCAATGCCGCTCCCATCGTACGCCTCCGTTCGATCGACCCGGACGCCGTCAAATTCGTGATGGACAGCGGCGCCGCAGGCGTGATGTTTCCCTACATCAGTTCGGTCGATCAGGCTCGTAACGCGGTTCGTTGCATGAAGTACCCGCCGCAGGGCGGTCGTGGCGTGGCCGGTGTGATCCGAGCGACCGACTATGGGCGGAACTGGAAGCCGTACTTCGAAGAAGCAAACCAGAAAAGCCTGGTCATTGTTCAAATCGAAACGCCGGAAGCTGTCGCGGCGGCCGACGAGATCGCGGCGGTCGATGGTGTGGACGTGCTGTTCGTCGGCCCATTGGACCTTTCAGTCAACCTGGGGCACCCCGCCGAATTCGACCATCCGGAGGTCGAGCAAGCACTCAAGCACGTGGTCGATTGTTGCGACCGTCAAGGCAAATCGGCGGGGATCCTGACCAAGGACGGACTGGTTCGACAACATAAGGATCAAGGCTTTCGACTGCTCGCCTACGGTTCCGACTCCGGCGCCATCATCAGCGGGATGCAGCGCTATCTGTCCGAGCTTCGCGGGTAA
- a CDS encoding carbohydrate porin: MLPRQRYLHHRFHLPAYGILLLAGLIASLVPRQQCAGEPLRSAPAVWTADTSDPALLGPLFCPHSAITCDPIYYGELFTNARGGIATKRATRYQGLLDLLVTTDLEQLPISLPGRFMLLAQNTHGRGLTDDFVGDTQVISNIDSGDNIMQVSEYWWEFALLDENITVRIGKQDLNTEFLVMDLAADFIQSSFGLSPSAGFPSYPDPGMAAVLLAKLTDSVTLKVGFWDALGNGGGWGFSDNDVTLSILEMEYRYALADGELPGTLDLGVGYQSEGDVTPGVSLSSGYGYYIQAEQLLFRETPRQEESVQGLGIFGAYFPRFANGAIPISSIDDALVCGLVYTGLISGRDEDVAGAGYAWAGLNQGGTNEESAIEVFYKAKLTPRLTLQPDLQYISTPSGIYSDSRVVGTRLELRL, encoded by the coding sequence ATGCTTCCGCGCCAGCGGTACCTGCACCACCGATTTCACCTCCCGGCGTATGGCATTCTGCTCTTGGCTGGGTTGATTGCATCGTTGGTTCCGCGACAGCAGTGCGCCGGGGAACCGCTGCGCAGTGCGCCCGCGGTTTGGACTGCTGACACGTCGGATCCGGCTCTGCTCGGTCCTCTGTTCTGCCCACATTCCGCGATCACGTGCGATCCGATTTACTACGGGGAACTGTTCACCAACGCGCGCGGTGGGATCGCGACGAAGAGGGCGACGCGGTATCAGGGGCTGCTCGACCTGCTGGTCACGACTGATCTGGAGCAGTTGCCGATTTCGCTGCCGGGGCGTTTCATGCTGCTCGCCCAAAACACGCACGGGCGCGGGTTGACCGACGACTTTGTTGGGGACACGCAGGTGATCAGCAACATCGACTCAGGCGACAACATCATGCAGGTCAGCGAGTACTGGTGGGAATTCGCATTGCTGGACGAGAACATCACCGTCCGGATCGGCAAACAGGATTTGAACACCGAATTCCTCGTCATGGATCTAGCGGCGGACTTCATCCAATCGTCCTTCGGGCTTTCACCGTCGGCAGGGTTTCCGTCTTACCCCGACCCGGGAATGGCTGCGGTGTTGCTGGCAAAACTGACCGACTCGGTGACGCTCAAGGTCGGCTTCTGGGACGCTCTTGGCAACGGCGGCGGATGGGGATTCTCGGACAACGACGTGACGTTATCGATTCTTGAGATGGAGTATCGGTATGCGCTGGCCGATGGAGAATTGCCTGGAACGCTGGACTTGGGAGTCGGCTATCAGTCAGAGGGAGACGTCACGCCGGGTGTCTCGCTCTCGTCGGGCTACGGCTATTACATCCAGGCTGAACAATTGTTGTTCCGCGAGACGCCGCGGCAGGAAGAATCTGTTCAAGGGCTGGGGATTTTCGGAGCCTACTTTCCCAGGTTTGCCAACGGGGCGATTCCGATCAGTTCGATCGACGACGCATTGGTGTGCGGACTCGTCTACACGGGCCTGATTTCTGGACGCGACGAAGATGTCGCCGGTGCCGGCTATGCCTGGGCGGGCCTAAACCAGGGCGGCACGAATGAAGAATCCGCCATCGAAGTGTTTTACAAAGCCAAACTGACACCACGACTGACCCTGCAACCCGACCTGCAGTACATCTCCACTCCATCGGGGATCTATTCCGATTCCCGTGTTGTCGGCACCCGATTGGAACTGCGGCTGTAG
- a CDS encoding tyrosine/phenylalanine carboxypeptidase domain-containing protein, whose product MTILTAFSDRIADLDARLPKLAKSILVLKHLNWPDSLEETFLKNWRVGTPALPVVEFNLPDFGAEISALDDFGESCAGDDPILQFLRRTATSYALAGRMLMAAGTAEFTERSIQLYGRPDDAYASQSFTGVDAAAFLLEKTDHLLGGASIPNGEADQPADPFARRMQQAIDAYFVDDTVEVVVDNELSSKAIAGTTRLRIRGSAVFSELDFDQLYQHEALVHMATAINGRRQTNLRSLGLGAPRTTRTQEGIAVFAELATRAIDIDRLRRLALRIQALKHALDGADFIDCFKIFLNAGQSERESYKSAQRIFRGGDVRGGIAFTKDSAYLKGVMETHVLLNVAIRDNQPKIIQRLFAGRLTMSDTVTLGPYFDSGFLQQPRYVPPWASDVRRLAASLAYSSFMMSVNLEPVTLDAFVAAATRSEVD is encoded by the coding sequence ATGACAATCCTAACTGCGTTTTCGGACCGGATTGCAGATCTTGATGCCCGATTGCCCAAGCTGGCCAAGTCGATTCTGGTTTTGAAACACTTGAACTGGCCCGACTCGCTCGAAGAGACATTTCTGAAAAACTGGCGAGTGGGAACGCCGGCCCTTCCCGTCGTCGAATTCAACTTGCCGGATTTCGGCGCGGAGATCTCTGCGCTCGACGACTTCGGCGAATCGTGCGCGGGCGACGATCCGATTCTTCAGTTCTTGCGACGTACCGCAACGAGTTATGCCTTGGCGGGCCGGATGCTGATGGCCGCGGGCACTGCCGAGTTCACCGAGCGTTCGATCCAGCTTTACGGGCGGCCTGACGACGCCTATGCCAGCCAATCGTTCACGGGCGTCGATGCGGCAGCGTTTCTGCTCGAAAAGACCGACCACCTGCTCGGCGGCGCTTCGATTCCGAATGGCGAAGCCGATCAACCCGCCGATCCGTTTGCCCGGCGAATGCAACAGGCGATCGACGCCTACTTCGTCGACGACACCGTCGAGGTGGTTGTTGATAACGAGTTGTCGTCCAAGGCGATCGCGGGAACCACACGGCTCCGGATTCGTGGTTCGGCGGTCTTCTCCGAACTCGACTTTGATCAACTCTATCAACACGAAGCACTCGTCCACATGGCGACGGCAATCAACGGTCGCCGGCAAACGAATCTCCGATCCCTTGGACTCGGTGCCCCGCGGACGACTCGGACGCAAGAAGGAATTGCCGTGTTCGCAGAACTCGCGACCCGCGCGATCGATATCGATCGGCTCCGCCGGCTGGCCCTGCGGATCCAGGCCCTCAAGCATGCCTTGGACGGAGCCGACTTCATCGACTGCTTCAAGATCTTTCTCAATGCGGGCCAAAGCGAACGCGAATCGTACAAGTCGGCCCAACGCATCTTTCGTGGCGGAGACGTTCGTGGAGGCATTGCGTTTACCAAAGACAGCGCTTACCTCAAGGGCGTGATGGAAACGCACGTGTTGTTGAACGTGGCGATTCGGGATAACCAGCCCAAGATCATCCAGCGGCTGTTCGCCGGCCGATTGACGATGAGCGACACCGTGACGCTGGGCCCCTACTTTGATTCGGGGTTCCTGCAACAACCACGCTATGTCCCCCCATGGGCCTCCGACGTGCGCCGGCTCGCTGCCTCACTCGCCTACTCGTCGTTCATGATGAGTGTGAACCTGGAGCCTGTCACCCTGGACGCCTTCGTCGCCGCCGCAACACGCTCGGAGGTCGATTGA
- a CDS encoding cyclic nucleotide-binding and patatin-like phospholipase domain-containing protein: MTLDRQRLCVELQRLDWARHLSSDVIEDIAAAAEISQFRPGDEVIAVGAEITKVYFVIEGSLESSLFDRLDKQIHCERLARGSVLGLFSVVLPERSHLQVSAIEPTTAIHFTLDELLRLTTKHREFQLSIFSAAANVVKRLVVVDRDLPKPAVVGVVHQSDTSRSLTVDLVRRLRQLEEAVCVAGDDDRCSPSDGVPFKQLYENGQMVSRDAITSSLKEWSSLGRLFIDVRADHPQDDLNRLLSYSEVVLWCIAPAEVDKATNQLQALQRDAPWLRDKVRIVWHLTYQDAAPPYAAKLNELSAGDFKTYSGQPSPQHGRLLQQGLERIIHHLRGVHIGLALGGGAARGMAHLGVLKCLEQHGIFVDRLAGTSAGAMTGTVYAAGMDPEYSTQCFKTDLMPGWLFRRLPAGGYWYLIYKYRYDQFDPMLRKYLHDFRMEQLAIPMTTIAVDLVEGALLERHCGDATHNILESINLPPLALPIVKQGQAVVDGGLLNNVPANALFDQGCNFVIASTVTASLEKDFLSIRGKRSSAVSGFFPTLKVMMRQHMIQGYSMNDVGVQPADLVIAPDVTSFDLSEFTRADEMAVIGEAATNESIERLKAMLHKLDPQLFR, encoded by the coding sequence ATGACTCTTGATCGGCAACGGCTTTGTGTGGAGTTGCAGCGATTGGACTGGGCTCGCCACCTGTCGTCGGACGTGATCGAGGACATCGCGGCGGCCGCAGAAATCTCGCAGTTCAGGCCGGGCGACGAGGTGATCGCCGTGGGCGCCGAAATCACAAAGGTCTACTTTGTGATCGAAGGCAGTCTGGAAAGCAGCTTGTTCGATCGCCTCGACAAGCAGATTCATTGTGAAAGGTTGGCCCGCGGTTCGGTGCTGGGACTTTTTTCGGTTGTCTTGCCGGAACGTTCTCACTTGCAGGTGTCAGCGATCGAGCCCACGACGGCCATCCACTTTACGTTGGACGAATTGCTGCGTCTGACGACCAAGCATCGCGAGTTCCAGCTTTCGATCTTCTCTGCGGCGGCGAACGTGGTGAAGCGATTGGTCGTGGTCGATCGCGATCTGCCCAAGCCGGCGGTGGTGGGCGTCGTGCATCAATCGGATACCAGTCGCTCCTTGACGGTCGATCTTGTCCGGCGGCTAAGGCAGCTTGAGGAGGCCGTTTGCGTGGCCGGCGACGACGATCGATGTTCGCCTAGCGATGGGGTTCCGTTCAAGCAGCTATACGAAAACGGTCAGATGGTTTCCCGTGACGCAATCACGAGCAGCTTGAAAGAATGGTCCTCGCTCGGTCGCTTGTTCATCGACGTGCGCGCCGATCATCCGCAAGACGATCTCAATCGCCTGCTGAGCTACTCGGAAGTCGTGCTGTGGTGCATCGCGCCGGCGGAGGTCGACAAAGCCACGAATCAACTGCAGGCCTTGCAACGTGACGCACCTTGGTTGCGAGACAAGGTGCGAATCGTGTGGCATTTGACGTACCAGGATGCCGCTCCGCCGTATGCTGCGAAACTCAATGAACTTTCTGCGGGAGACTTCAAGACCTACTCCGGCCAACCATCGCCGCAGCACGGAAGGCTACTTCAGCAAGGCCTGGAGCGGATCATCCACCATTTGCGAGGCGTGCACATCGGTCTGGCGCTCGGCGGCGGTGCGGCGCGTGGCATGGCCCATCTGGGTGTGCTGAAGTGTCTGGAACAGCATGGAATTTTTGTCGACCGACTTGCCGGCACCAGTGCGGGCGCAATGACGGGAACGGTGTACGCCGCCGGTATGGATCCCGAGTACTCCACGCAATGTTTCAAAACGGACCTGATGCCGGGCTGGTTGTTTCGCCGGCTTCCGGCGGGCGGATATTGGTACCTGATCTACAAGTACCGCTATGACCAATTCGACCCGATGCTCCGAAAATACCTGCATGACTTCCGCATGGAACAGTTGGCGATCCCGATGACAACGATCGCGGTGGATCTGGTTGAAGGCGCACTGTTGGAGCGACACTGTGGGGACGCGACGCACAATATCTTGGAGAGCATCAATCTGCCCCCGTTGGCTTTGCCGATCGTGAAACAAGGACAAGCCGTGGTCGATGGAGGGTTGCTGAATAATGTTCCGGCCAACGCGTTGTTCGACCAAGGCTGTAATTTCGTCATCGCGTCGACCGTGACTGCGAGTCTGGAGAAAGACTTTCTGTCGATTCGTGGCAAGCGATCCTCGGCGGTCAGCGGATTCTTTCCCACGTTGAAGGTCATGATGCGTCAACACATGATCCAGGGCTACAGCATGAATGATGTCGGCGTCCAGCCCGCCGATCTGGTCATCGCCCCGGACGTCACGTCGTTCGACCTGTCCGAATTCACACGCGCCGACGAAATGGCCGTGATCGGCGAAGCAGCGACGAACGAATCGATCGAGCGGCTCAAGGCGATGCTCCACAAACTCGATCCACAACTGTTTCGGTAG
- a CDS encoding glycogen/starch/alpha-glucan phosphorylase, translating into MAGHTKSNIAAAPGDPELASEASGRESYDRHLLLDHVVRPEDASQRERFEAVARTLRDFLTQRWLLTQQTHDRENPKRVYYLSMEFLIGRTLINNIINLGVEPYVRKELRTDPRQDWSEVVETEPDAGLGNGGLGRLAACFIESLATLQIPAMGYGLRYEYGIFRQAIENGYQIEQPDHWLAQPDPWEVCQPRQTVQVPVACRFELHDGVLRAVPGYATHLLGVPYDRPVVGYGGQTINTLRLWGASSPDHFDFGEFSSGDFVGAIVDRILAETVTRVLYPDDSTRAGQALRFVQEYFLVCCSLADIVARFRRTNDDWGLLSEKVAIQLNDTHPAMAVGELMRLLLDEAKLGWDEAWELTVETLAYTNHTLLPEALEKWPVRFFELVCPRLLEIVYEINRRFVADVQQRYPDDHPRASRMSVIEDSGERQIRMANLAIVGSHSTNGVAQIHSDLLRTRVVADFAQMFPERFNNKTNGVTPRRWLLAANRDWAGLITESIGDAWITDLSELRQLLPLADDQTFRSRFRQTKQSAKERFADWLRTTTGQVVDPETIFDSQIKRIHEYKRQLLNILHVIVLYNRLRSDPSISIPPRTFFFAGKAAPAYRLAKLIIKLINNVGRVIDEDPVSRGRIKVVFVPNYNVSLAERLIPATDVSEQISTAGYEASGTGNMKFMMNGALTIGTRDGATIEMAEEAGEENFFLFGLNAEQVANSRQWYSPHWHYENEPETRDALDLIFNDHFSRDEPGIFTPIRESLLDHGDFFMHLADLSSYAEAQQQLGELYADPDAWTRKAIINVAGSGKFSSDRTIAEYAAEIWNAVPCPID; encoded by the coding sequence ATGGCCGGCCACACCAAATCCAACATTGCCGCAGCTCCCGGCGATCCCGAACTCGCCAGCGAGGCTTCCGGACGCGAATCTTACGACCGGCATCTGCTGCTCGATCACGTCGTCCGTCCTGAAGATGCTAGCCAGCGCGAACGTTTCGAGGCGGTCGCCCGTACCTTGCGAGATTTTTTGACTCAGCGCTGGTTGCTCACGCAGCAAACCCACGACCGCGAGAATCCGAAGCGGGTCTATTATCTGTCGATGGAGTTTCTGATCGGGCGGACGCTGATCAACAACATTATCAACCTGGGTGTTGAACCGTACGTCCGAAAGGAGCTTCGAACCGATCCGCGTCAGGACTGGAGCGAAGTCGTCGAAACCGAACCCGATGCCGGCCTGGGAAACGGTGGTCTGGGACGACTGGCGGCTTGTTTCATTGAATCGCTGGCCACGTTGCAAATTCCCGCCATGGGCTACGGCTTGCGATATGAGTATGGAATCTTTCGCCAAGCGATCGAAAACGGCTATCAAATCGAACAACCCGACCACTGGCTGGCACAACCGGATCCCTGGGAAGTCTGTCAACCGCGCCAGACGGTCCAGGTTCCGGTGGCCTGCCGATTTGAATTACACGACGGTGTGCTGCGTGCCGTCCCCGGTTATGCAACGCATCTGCTGGGGGTTCCCTATGATCGGCCGGTTGTCGGTTATGGCGGCCAGACCATCAACACGCTGCGGCTGTGGGGCGCGTCGTCACCGGATCATTTCGATTTTGGCGAGTTCAGCTCCGGGGATTTCGTGGGTGCGATCGTCGATCGCATCCTGGCCGAGACGGTCACGCGTGTCCTGTACCCGGACGACTCGACACGCGCCGGCCAAGCGTTGCGGTTTGTTCAAGAGTACTTTCTGGTGTGCTGTTCGCTGGCCGACATCGTGGCGCGCTTCCGACGCACCAATGACGACTGGGGACTGCTGAGCGAAAAGGTCGCGATCCAACTGAACGACACGCACCCGGCAATGGCCGTGGGAGAGTTGATGCGGCTTCTGTTGGACGAGGCAAAGCTTGGTTGGGACGAGGCCTGGGAACTGACCGTGGAAACCTTGGCCTACACCAATCACACGCTGTTGCCCGAGGCGTTGGAAAAGTGGCCGGTGCGGTTCTTTGAACTGGTCTGCCCGCGATTGCTGGAGATTGTGTACGAGATCAATCGCCGATTCGTCGCCGATGTACAGCAACGTTACCCCGACGATCACCCGCGTGCGTCCCGGATGAGTGTGATCGAGGATTCTGGTGAGCGGCAGATCCGGATGGCCAACCTCGCAATCGTGGGCTCGCACAGCACCAACGGCGTCGCCCAGATCCATTCCGATCTGCTCCGCACACGCGTCGTTGCCGACTTTGCCCAGATGTTCCCCGAGCGGTTCAACAACAAGACCAACGGCGTGACGCCGCGTCGTTGGCTGCTGGCCGCCAATCGGGACTGGGCTGGATTGATCACCGAATCGATCGGCGATGCTTGGATCACCGATCTCAGTGAATTGCGACAGTTGTTACCCTTGGCCGACGACCAGACGTTCCGAAGCCGATTTCGTCAGACGAAACAATCTGCAAAAGAACGATTCGCCGATTGGCTGAGGACCACCACCGGACAGGTCGTCGACCCGGAGACGATTTTCGACAGTCAGATCAAGCGGATTCACGAGTACAAACGCCAACTGCTGAATATTTTGCACGTGATCGTGCTTTACAATCGTCTACGATCCGACCCTTCGATCAGTATCCCGCCGCGGACATTCTTCTTCGCCGGAAAAGCAGCCCCGGCCTATCGGTTGGCCAAGTTGATCATCAAGCTGATCAACAATGTCGGCCGGGTGATCGACGAAGACCCGGTTTCCCGCGGTCGCATCAAAGTCGTGTTTGTGCCGAATTATAACGTCTCCCTGGCCGAGCGATTGATTCCCGCCACCGACGTCTCCGAGCAAATCTCGACGGCCGGCTACGAAGCCAGCGGTACGGGCAACATGAAGTTCATGATGAACGGCGCGCTGACCATCGGCACCCGCGACGGGGCGACGATCGAAATGGCCGAAGAGGCGGGCGAGGAAAACTTCTTTCTGTTCGGATTGAATGCCGAACAAGTCGCCAACAGCCGCCAGTGGTATAGCCCCCACTGGCATTACGAGAACGAGCCGGAAACGCGCGACGCATTGGACCTAATCTTCAACGATCACTTCAGCCGTGATGAACCGGGGATCTTCACACCGATCCGCGAGTCGCTGTTGGATCACGGGGATTTCTTCATGCACTTGGCGGACCTTTCGTCGTACGCCGAGGCACAACAACAGTTGGGCGAACTGTACGCCGATCCCGACGCCTGGACGCGGAAAGCGATCATCAACGTGGCCGGTTCAGGCAAATTTTCCAGCGATCGCACCATCGCCGAATACGCTGCCGAAATCTGGAACGCCGTGCCCTGTCCGATCGACTGA